In Coregonus clupeaformis isolate EN_2021a chromosome 7, ASM2061545v1, whole genome shotgun sequence, one genomic interval encodes:
- the LOC121569043 gene encoding transmembrane ascorbate-dependent reductase CYB561-like — MEDSPQRAVQGLGSFPWYVGGTQVLGLACVVITGVWMGSYHGGYAWDGSRQEFNVHPLCMVLGLVFLYGDAILVYRVFRNESKRNVKILHAVLHLLALIISIVGIVAVFDFHNHNKIPNMYSLHSWCGMLTFVLFCVQWLMGLGFFLFPGTLMALRSWYLPLHVFFGLAMLAMSLATCLLGISEKLFFSIQHTYSQFVPEGILGNMLGLVLVAFGILVGYVVTREDFRRPPHPEEEALSVHFKTLTEGGGSPNSP, encoded by the exons ATGGAAGATAGCCCTCAGCGGGCCGTGCAAGGCCTGGGCTCCTTCCCGTGGTACGTGGGGGGGACTCAGGTTCTAGGCCTGGCCTGTGTGGTGATCACGGGCGTGTGGATGGGCAGCTATCATGGAGGCTACGCCTGGGACGGTTCGCGACAGGAGTTCAATGTACATCCCCTCTGTATGGTCCTGGGCCTGGTCTTTCTCTATGGAGACG CGATCCTGGTGTACAGAGTATTTAGGAATGAAAGCAAACGCAATGTCAAGATTCTCCATGCTGTGCTCCACCTTCTCGCCCTCATTATCAGCATAGTGG GTATCGTGGCTGTGTTTGACTTCCATAATCATAACAAGATCCCCAACATGTACTCCCTCCACAGCTGGTGCGGCATGCTCACCTTTGTTCTCTTCTGTGTACAG TGGCTGATGGGGCTGGGTTTCTTCCTCTTCCCTGGGACGTTAATGGCGCTGCGGAGCTGGTACCTGCCACTACATGTCTTCTTTGGCCTGGCCATGCTCGCCATGTCCCTAGCCACCTGCCTACTGGGCATTTCAGAGAAACTGTTCTTCAGTATCCA GCACACATATTCACAGTTTGTGCCAGAGGGGATCCTGGGTAACATGCTGGGACTGGTGTTAGTAGCTTTTGGGATTCTGGTAGGCTACGTGGTGACACGGGAGGACTTCAGAAGACCCCCGCACCCAGAGGAGGAGGCCTTATCTGTGCACTTTAAGACCCTGACTGAGGGAGGAGGGAGCCCCAACTCGCCTTAA